In Acidobacteriota bacterium, the DNA window CGCTCGCGACAGCGGGCGTCGCCGTAGCTTGGCTCGTGGTCCGCGCATGGTTCCACCGCGCACACCCGAGCGCGCCCCGGCACGACTTCGAGGCGCTCGTGACGCCGACGCTGTCGAATCTAGGCTTCTATGCCGTCGCGGGGCCCGCGCTCCTGGGCCTCCTGCCGCCGCCGCTCTACGTGCTGGGCGGCTTGCGGTCACTGGTCCGGGACCCTGCTGCGCGGCGCTTTCGGCTGGCGCTGTTCTTCGTGACGGGCACGCTCCTCGTCTTTCTCCTGTTCTTCTACGACTGGGCCGACAAACGCTTTCTCGTCTACGCCCTGCCGTTCCTCACATGCGCGCTCGCGGAGGGGCTCGAGAGCCTCCGGTCGTTCGCGGCGCGGGGACGACTCGCGGCGTTCGCGGCGGCCGCGCTTCTCGGCGCCTGTCTCCTCTGGAACCAGATCCGCTACCCGAGCTACGGCTTCTTCTACCTCGCGCTCACGCCGAAGCACTTCCTCGAGGCGGCGCTCACGACGCGGAGCAACTTCAAGATCGAGCAGCACCTGACCGGCGCGCGCGTCGTACGCCTCCACGAGACGCTGGCGTCGAGCTTCTCGGGCGGGCTCTTCGACCCCCGGCCGCGCCCCGTGCCCTGCTCGCCCGAGGACCCCGCGATCGCGTGTCTCACGACGCTCAAGCGCACCGCGGACGCGCTGCTCAAGCCGGGCCAGCCGGTGGGGTTCCTGCCCCCGAAGGACTGGCCTGCCGACCCGCACTCCAGCGCTATCCGGCTGCGCAACGTCTTCGAGCGGCCCGTCCTGGACATCCACTCCGCCGACGTCAGCCTGGGGGGCGTCGAGGTCGTGCAGCCGGACGCGGACCTCTCGAAGCCGCCGTTCGTGGCCCATTGCGGGCCGTACGTCATGGCCCGGACGCGCTGACCCTACAATGCGGCCGTTTTGAGCGGTTCATCGGCCGAGGAGCTCCGCGAGGAGCTCGAGAGGACGCGGGCGGAGCTCTGGCAGGCGCGCGACCGCATCGCCATGATGGAGATGAGCCGCTTCTGGAAGCTTCGGAACCTCTGGTGGACGGTGAAGCGGCGCTTCGGGATCTCGGTCCCGCCGGCGGCTCCGGCGCTCACCGGTGCGGCGCCGGCCGACCTCGTGAGAATCCGCGGCCTCGCGCCCGTTCCCTTCCGCGCCGGACCGCCGCCCGGCCACCCGCATCGTGTCGACGTCGTCTTCGTCGCCGGGCCTGACGAGGCCGCCTCGCGCGACGCGCTCGACTCGCTCGTCCGCTACTGCCGGCCCCCGGTCGCACTGCACGTCGCGGGGGTTGCCGCTTCGGAGCGTCCCGACAGCCTCGCGGCCCTCTGCCGCGACCTCGATGCGACGGTGTCGGCGCCCGGCGCCGACTCGCTCGCGCGCGCCCTGCGCGCCGGGCGGAGCCCGCTCGTCTTCGTGGTGGACGCGCGCGGACGGCTCCTCGCGGAGAGCCTCGACCGGCTGGTCGCCTGCCTCGAGTCGGACCCGGCCTGTGTCGCGGCCGTGCCGCTGTCGAAAGGCCTTCTCGGCGCCGAGGCCGGCGCGGCGCAGCCCGACGCTGGCGCCGTCGCCGGAGAATCGGCGCGCCTGTACCCCGTGCTCGACGCGGGAGGAGGCTCGGCGTTCCTCACGCGCCGCGCAGCGCTTGCGGGCCGGGAGGCCGCGGCACCGGCGGAACTCCTGCAGGCGCTCCGTG includes these proteins:
- a CDS encoding glycosyltransferase family 39 protein: MLTKTYRLPAAFLAVFALIGAFPVVRALLVADLNLCYRYMTADSYDWISNGLFWAGRPVLPSLRPPGLPLVIAALSKVGLLSLLPVVGFLFLGLSTALLYLLLRERHDPWIAAVAAWFFFANDYVLDLAKYVLAETYATPFLVLAVLAFVRAGRDLRWYPVMGGALGVGFLFSYAAVPVGIGLALAVLVARAGDVRRRELWIGTLATAGVAVAWLVVRAWFHRAHPSAPRHDFEALVTPTLSNLGFYAVAGPALLGLLPPPLYVLGGLRSLVRDPAARRFRLALFFVTGTLLVFLLFFYDWADKRFLVYALPFLTCALAEGLESLRSFAARGRLAAFAAAALLGACLLWNQIRYPSYGFFYLALTPKHFLEAALTTRSNFKIEQHLTGARVVRLHETLASSFSGGLFDPRPRPVPCSPEDPAIACLTTLKRTADALLKPGQPVGFLPPKDWPADPHSSAIRLRNVFERPVLDIHSADVSLGGVEVVQPDADLSKPPFVAHCGPYVMARTR